A window of the Phaseolus vulgaris cultivar G19833 chromosome 5, P. vulgaris v2.0, whole genome shotgun sequence genome harbors these coding sequences:
- the LOC137834881 gene encoding transcription factor bHLH130-like — MSVMYSPVLKYSDVEHRLMKNQEMDSSIGNPQQYCHQPNSGLQRYCSAPSSLLASLIDNNIHDCFNEESFTSEIHQHYPPSTSSEMDTMLSKLLPSNNGWSNSEALQEFGSKPVKQEIGESVPQGPPQQNEYSYGGSQLIYQSQQIQGLPNGSSSAFGSSFGVVNSMASENPIQPKLGARNCSNLFRQKSSPAGFFSIQNDLAALREVGAFKANDVSNGQATTSSSGLSSSLAFSSRPSSCLKHMPQIAENGNESLEENCDQSRILANEDGNSKFCIPSFTSEIWESSSFNAPKTESDDEIMFSTSNGLESQESDFGYQNLGLTHHQSLPSSSTKMSSIQRFLEIQGSVPCKIRAKRGFATHPRSIAERVRRTRISERIKKLQDLFPKSEKQTSTADMLDLAVEYIKDLRQQVKVLSDCKAKCKCTSNEKHSSRTCA, encoded by the exons ATGAGTGTTATGTATAGTCCTGTTCTCAAGTACTCAGATGTGGAGCATCGGCTAATGAAAAACCAAGAAATGGATTCAAGTATTGGAAATCCACAACAATACTGTCACCAACCCAATTCTGGACTACAGAGGTATTGTTCTGCTCCAAGCTCATTGCTGGCAAGCCTAATTGACAACAATATTCATGACTGTTTCAACGAGGAATCTTTCACAAGTGAGATTCATCAACATTATCCTCCATCCACAAGTTCAGAAATGGACACCATGTTGTCCAAATTGCTACCATCCAACAATGGATGGAGCAATTCAGAAGCTTTGCAAGAATTTGGAAGCAAGCCTGTAAAGCAGGAAATAGGGGAATCTGTTCCACAAGGACCACCACAACAGAATGAATATTCTTATGGTGGCTCTCAGTTAATTTACCAATCACAGCAAATTCAAGGCTTGCCAAATGGTTCTTCCAGTGCTTTTGGTAGCTCTTTTGGTGTGGTTAACTCCATGGCCTCAGAGAACCCCATTCAACCTAAATTGGGTGCCAGGAATTGCTCCAATCTCTTCAGGCAAAAGAGTTCCCCTGCAGGATTTTTCTCCATTCAAAATG ATCTTGCAGCATTGAGAGAAGTAGGTGCCTTTAAAGCCAATGATGTTTCAAATGGACAGGCTACTACATCATCTAGTGGGTTGAGCAGTTCTCTTGCTTTCTCATCTAGGCCATCTTCATGCCTCAAACATATGCCACAAATTGCTGAAAATGGAAATGAAAGCCTTGAAGAAAATTGTGACCAGAGTAGGATCCTAGCTAATGAAGATGGTAACTCAAAGTTCTGCATACCTAGCTTCACCAGTGAAATCTGGGAAAGTTCTTCATTCAATGCCCCCAAAACAGAAAGTGATGACGAAATCATGTTTTCCACTTCAAATGGTTTGGAATCTCAG GAATCAGACTTTGGCTATCAAAATCTTGGTTTGACCCACCATCAGAGCCTACCTAGCTCTTCTACTAAGATGTCATCCATACAGAGGTTTCTTGAAATTCAAGGTTCTGTTCCTTGTAAAATTCGAGCCAAAAGAGGTTTTGCCACTCACCCAAGAAGCATTGCAGAGAGG gtaagaagaacaagaattagtGAAAGAATCAAGAAATTACAAGACCTTTTCCCAAAGTCAGAAAAG CAAACAAGCACAGCAGACATGTTAGATTTGGCAGTTGAGTACATCAAGGACCTTCGGCAACAAGTTAAG GTTCTCTCAGATTGCAAGGCAAAGTGCAAATGTACAAGTAATGAGAAGCATTCCTCTAGAACTTGTGCCTGA